The Oscillatoria acuminata PCC 6304 genomic interval ACCCTCTGGGTCAAACCGGGTCAAGCCTGGTTTGGAACCGCTACCAATGCCCATGATGCCTATCTCGCCCTCTACCATGATCAAGGCTTAATTCCTGTTAAATTAATGGCCTTTGATCAAGCGGTTAACACCACCATCGGTTTACCCTTTATCCGCACCTCCCCGGACCACGGTACAGCCTTCGATATCGCCGGTCAAGGGATCGCCGATTGTGCGAGTATGAAATCAGCGTTAGGGTTAGCTGCGGAGTTAGGAAGTCAGAGAATGGGTGGGGGTGAAATATTAAGTTAAAGCTCATGATTGGCAAAAATAATTAAACTGGACCGCGCCAGCGGGTCATTCTATAAGGGGATTGCAAAATATAAATCATCCAACCGTTCAACTGAAAGAAGTGTAGGGGCGCAATGCTTGCGCCCCAGGGGCCTGCGCATTGCGCCCCTACACATATAGCGGTTCTCAGGAATATATAATACAGCCCTCACCCCAAACCGTCGGCGGCCCAGAAAGGGCCGCCATCGGATTTGGTATGAATTCAATTTTCACAACCTTTGCCGCCGCCTCCAACCAGCGGATACCCGGTTAATGATGGACGGAGGTGAGATCATGACTACAGTCGGAACTTTGAACCGTATCCTATTCTGACTGTAAAAAGATGCCTAATCCGTTGTGGATGCGGGGGATGATCCGGGGGGGATGTTCTAGGAGTTGACCGCCTAGAAAGAGGGTGGTGGAACCGCCGCCATCGAGGTTTAGGGCGTTGACGGACCCTAACTGTTGCATGATTTGGGCCATTTCGGTGAGGGTGGGTCCGGGTCCGTTGGTGCGGTGGTGGACGATCGCAATTACTAATCGACCATCATCAGTTTGACCGATCGCACTTCGCGAGGCTTTTCCTTCAATAAAGTTTTGATTAAATTGTTCCGCCTCCGGGTCTAACACAATCCAATTATTGTTGACTAACACAGGTCCAGCCCCTAAAATGTGAGGAAAAACCTCGAAATAGGAGGGAACGGTCACCCGATTAATCAGGACCGAGGTGCCGATGGGGAGTCTCGGTAAGGCGGAGGCAAAGGACCGTAAGGTGAGCAAAAATCCAGTTTCTGGGATGGCAAAGGTGCTTTCTCCGGCTTTTTCCCCTTGCAGGTGTTGGGTGATTCTCCCCCCCTCAACGACGACGATGTTTTCGTTATCAATTAAGGTGGTATAAGTTTCTCCCCAATCTGGGGTATAGCGAGACATTCCCGCTTGGACATAGCCACTATTTAAAAATAAAATAGGTAAGGTTTCTCCCGCACCAGTCGTGAGAGTTTCCTCTAACCGGAGACGTCCGATAATCGCACTTCCGGAATCATTCCAGGCGATCGCCCCTCGGTTGAGGATGGGACTGGATAACCAGCGGCCATCTTCGCGGATTGCACCTAGGGGGAGTTGATTGTTGCGATTGAAAAATCCGGCGTTAATGGCGGCATTGGCACCGAGGCGATCAGCAATTTGACTGAGTGGTGCCAGTCCAGGTAAACCGGAATTAGCAGTAATGGGTTTGAGTAAGGTGTTGGAGGCGTTGCGATGGTTAAGTTCTAACCAGACGACGGGAAAGCGATTGTCGGCGACTTCGATGAGTTGCTGTCGCCACCGGACTCCAGATGCCCAGAGGATGTTACGCTCTGTGACAACATCGGGTTGAATATCAATGATCAGGCGGTTGGGATTGCGATCGGTCCAGACTCGGGGTCGCCACATCTGGGGAATCTGCAATCGCAAGGTGGTGCGATCGCCACTTGTATCCATTAATCCCGTGAATCCAGTTTGTCCCAAGGTTAAAGCAATGGTTCTTTCCCCTGGGGAATTAGTGGCGGTAGTGAGATTTTCCTTGGCGACGGCCCTGGCATTGAGCAGTTCTGGGGTGAGGGTAGCATCCAGGGTAATCACAAATTCTTGTAGCGGCAAGGCAGGAGGACGATTGCCTTGCACGCCATCGGGATCCGGGTCTTCCTCTTGAGTCTGTTCAATCGGGGTGGAGGAGACAGTAAATAAAGGAGTACCATTGAGGTCCAGAACAATGCGATCGCCCCAGGATTGTTCTTGTTGTTCAATCCCCGCCACCGTCGCCCCCGGTGAGGTCACCTCCAATATTGTTCCCACCTCTCTCAACTGCCACCCCGTTTGCTCTACCAGGGGGGTAATATCCAGATATCGTCTGCTTTGAAGCCAAATCACCGGGAGATTCAACGGTTGCAATTCCGGGTCCGAGAACCAACGCACGGGCTGAATTCGGGCATCATCGGTATCTAAAAACTCCACCCCCATCTGTTGCATCAGGTCCGTCTCAGTAACCCCGTAGCGAATTTGGGCCGGATTCCCATCCTGGGACCAGGCAATCCAATCCAGCGATCGCCCTTGTCCATTCCAACTCAGTTCCGTTCCCTGGCGGATCTGGCGGTTGCGATCGCCTTGTGCCACCGGAGAGAATTCTGGGTTTAGGTCAGAATCTGTTGACATCACCTCGGGAACCGAGGCAGAAACCACCGGGGTAGCATGGCCCACTGGGGACCCCATGAGAGACAGGGCCAGTGCACCAAGCACAGAAACAGCAAACCCCGGACCCCTTTTCCGGGGTTTGCCGGGGATAGAAAATTGGGAGTCAGGACGTTGAATTAGGCGATCGCCTTCTCCCTTGTGGAGGAGTAAGGACAGCAGCATGATTTCAGGGTGTTTGCGAACCACAGTTATCCTCGACAAGTAGATCCATCGGATGGGAATTGACTCAATCCCAAATTATAGCCCTCTTGTTTCTTAAAGATTGGAACAGGGGTTAGAAACCGGATTTCTCTACCCAATGCTTTGCTTTCTTTGGCAACCCATTGGGTAGAGAAACCCGGTTTTGGGCCCGGGTAAGGGAACTCCAAAAAATAAAATATCCAAACAACCCGCACCCTAAAGGGTGGGGCTACACAGACGAAGCCCGCCTGCGCGGGCTAAATAGAGTCTTGTTAGGTGCGATTGCATCAAATTTGGAGGATTTATTTGTTGGAATACCCTAATTGGATTGGCGATCGCCTAGACCCGTTCAAACCTCTGTCTGTAAAGAACCGCCTGATTTATCTATTTTGCGATCGCACCTGGGGTGCTGCTGCGGCCCCATAGTTTACTCGACAACCAATATTAAACAAACTGGAACCACATTCCAACGGCACCACCTGACCTTGCAACATGGCGCTGCAACTAACATATCCATCATTATTGGTATCCTGAATCATGCACTCAATGGGCGTGGCACTCGCGCTAGAGGCCCAGGACCGCATTCCCATCTCGGCTAACGTATGGTGCCAAAAGAACAGGAATGAGAATAAACCGATAACCGCGAGTCCGATCA includes:
- a CDS encoding phosphodiester glycosidase family protein, with the protein product MVRKHPEIMLLSLLLHKGEGDRLIQRPDSQFSIPGKPRKRGPGFAVSVLGALALSLMGSPVGHATPVVSASVPEVMSTDSDLNPEFSPVAQGDRNRQIRQGTELSWNGQGRSLDWIAWSQDGNPAQIRYGVTETDLMQQMGVEFLDTDDARIQPVRWFSDPELQPLNLPVIWLQSRRYLDITPLVEQTGWQLREVGTILEVTSPGATVAGIEQQEQSWGDRIVLDLNGTPLFTVSSTPIEQTQEEDPDPDGVQGNRPPALPLQEFVITLDATLTPELLNARAVAKENLTTATNSPGERTIALTLGQTGFTGLMDTSGDRTTLRLQIPQMWRPRVWTDRNPNRLIIDIQPDVVTERNILWASGVRWRQQLIEVADNRFPVVWLELNHRNASNTLLKPITANSGLPGLAPLSQIADRLGANAAINAGFFNRNNQLPLGAIREDGRWLSSPILNRGAIAWNDSGSAIIGRLRLEETLTTGAGETLPILFLNSGYVQAGMSRYTPDWGETYTTLIDNENIVVVEGGRITQHLQGEKAGESTFAIPETGFLLTLRSFASALPRLPIGTSVLINRVTVPSYFEVFPHILGAGPVLVNNNWIVLDPEAEQFNQNFIEGKASRSAIGQTDDGRLVIAIVHHRTNGPGPTLTEMAQIMQQLGSVNALNLDGGGSTTLFLGGQLLEHPPRIIPRIHNGLGIFLQSE